Proteins encoded by one window of Cellvibrio sp. KY-GH-1:
- a CDS encoding 4a-hydroxytetrahydrobiopterin dehydratase, whose amino-acid sequence MLIDKNCSACRGDSPPLGQQELANVLAELPGWSLEYVDGVAQLVQTYKFRNFLQALAFTQAVGALAEEYGHHPALLTEWGKVKVSWWTHKIRGLHENDAIMAAKTGQLFSARFAPDKS is encoded by the coding sequence ATGTTGATTGACAAAAACTGTAGCGCATGTCGCGGTGATTCGCCGCCCTTGGGTCAGCAGGAGTTGGCAAATGTTTTAGCCGAGTTGCCCGGCTGGAGTCTGGAGTACGTCGACGGGGTTGCCCAGCTCGTACAAACCTATAAGTTTAGGAACTTTCTGCAGGCCCTGGCGTTTACCCAGGCGGTTGGTGCCTTGGCGGAAGAGTATGGACATCATCCGGCGCTGTTAACTGAGTGGGGAAAGGTGAAAGTGAGCTGGTGGACCCACAAGATAAGAGGATTGCATGAAAATGACGCAATCATGGCTGCAAAAACCGGGCAGCTTTTTAGTGCCCGGTTTGCGCCAGATAAATCATAA
- the can gene encoding carbonate dehydratase: protein MSDLESLFAANVKWATDIKKEDPEFFSNLAKQQAPEYLWIGCSDSRVPANQILNLAPGEIFVHRNVANVVIHTDLNCMTVLNYAVEFLKVKHVMVTGHYGCGGVRAALENQKLGLIDYWLRNIRDVYYTNKDIIDRMADQDERVNRLCELNVIQQVDNISRSNIVQNAWARGQELTIHGWIYDIHDGILHKLTPPIDSVEQIPEQYRLY from the coding sequence ATGAGCGATTTAGAAAGCCTGTTTGCCGCCAACGTAAAATGGGCAACTGACATCAAAAAAGAAGATCCCGAATTTTTTTCCAACCTGGCCAAACAACAAGCACCGGAATATTTATGGATAGGCTGCTCGGATAGCCGCGTCCCCGCCAATCAAATTCTCAACCTGGCGCCCGGTGAAATCTTCGTGCACCGCAATGTGGCAAACGTAGTTATTCACACCGACCTGAATTGCATGACGGTATTAAACTACGCCGTTGAGTTTTTGAAAGTGAAACACGTGATGGTTACTGGCCACTATGGTTGCGGCGGTGTAAGAGCGGCGTTGGAAAATCAAAAGCTGGGCTTGATTGATTACTGGTTACGCAATATTCGCGATGTGTATTACACCAACAAAGACATTATTGATCGGATGGCTGATCAGGATGAACGTGTGAACCGTTTGTGCGAACTCAATGTAATCCAGCAGGTAGACAATATTTCACGCAGCAATATTGTGCAAAATGCCTGGGCACGCGGCCAGGAACTGACCATTCACGGCTGGATTTACGACATCCACGACGGCATCCTGCACAAACTAACACCACCTATCGATTCGGTTGAGCAAATCCCCGAACAGTATCGGTTGTATTAA
- the sbcB gene encoding exodeoxyribonuclease I, which yields MTKSTQQNTLYWHDYETWGEVPAVDRPSQFAGVRTDEALNIIGEPLMIYCQPAVDLLPKPEACLITGLLPQVALERGLPEYQFIARIHAELSRPGTCGVGFNSIRFDDEVTRYTLYRNFYDPYEREWRNGNSRWDIIDMVRMTRALRPEGIEWPNYEDGRPCFKLEMLTKANGLVHEAAHDALSDVYATIAVAKLIKTRQPKLYDYAYKLRDKRFASGMIEIDSHKPLLHISSRFPAENGNAALVLPLAMHPANKNSVIAYNLSADPQALLNLSVDELRLRLYTRTDDLPEGVERLALKEIHLNKTPMLLPANMLDDATAQRLQINKAACEHNWNQLRNLTLDEQQRLQHTLFQLYSENNFAEKTDPEQMLYGGFFEDHDKRLMARVRQADTEALAGVQFDFRDPRLGEMLFRYRARNFPSSLNPEERLRWKAFCRWRLTNQDSQSSLTLPEFYVRLAQLVADASLSEQQQNLLKQLRAYADKLQEQVVAIE from the coding sequence ATGACGAAGAGCACGCAGCAAAATACTCTTTATTGGCATGATTACGAGACTTGGGGGGAGGTGCCAGCGGTAGATCGGCCCTCGCAATTTGCCGGGGTGCGCACGGATGAAGCGCTGAATATTATTGGTGAACCCTTGATGATTTACTGCCAGCCTGCGGTCGATCTCCTACCCAAACCGGAAGCCTGCCTGATCACTGGCTTACTGCCCCAAGTCGCGTTGGAGCGGGGGTTACCGGAATATCAATTTATTGCGCGGATTCACGCCGAGTTGTCTCGTCCGGGAACCTGTGGCGTTGGGTTTAATTCCATCCGCTTTGACGATGAAGTTACTCGCTATACGCTCTATCGTAATTTCTATGATCCCTACGAGCGCGAGTGGCGTAATGGCAATTCGCGCTGGGATATTATCGATATGGTGCGTATGACCCGTGCCCTGCGGCCTGAAGGAATTGAGTGGCCGAATTACGAGGATGGCCGCCCTTGTTTCAAACTGGAAATGTTGACTAAGGCCAATGGTCTGGTTCATGAAGCGGCGCACGATGCGCTTTCGGATGTTTACGCCACTATCGCGGTGGCTAAACTGATTAAGACCCGCCAACCCAAACTTTATGATTATGCCTATAAATTGCGCGATAAGCGCTTTGCCAGCGGCATGATTGAAATTGATAGCCATAAACCACTGCTGCATATTTCATCGCGTTTTCCTGCCGAGAATGGCAATGCTGCATTGGTATTGCCATTGGCGATGCACCCCGCCAATAAAAATTCGGTGATTGCATATAATTTATCGGCTGATCCCCAAGCGCTATTAAACTTGTCGGTTGATGAGTTGCGTCTGCGTTTGTATACCCGCACCGACGATCTGCCTGAGGGTGTGGAGCGACTGGCATTGAAGGAAATCCATTTAAATAAAACGCCGATGTTGTTGCCGGCGAACATGTTGGATGACGCAACGGCGCAACGTTTACAAATTAATAAAGCGGCCTGCGAACACAATTGGAATCAACTGCGCAATCTGACGTTGGATGAACAGCAGCGTCTGCAACACACGCTGTTCCAGCTCTATAGTGAAAATAACTTCGCGGAAAAAACTGATCCTGAGCAAATGCTTTACGGTGGCTTTTTTGAGGATCATGACAAGCGCTTAATGGCCCGCGTGCGGCAAGCCGACACAGAAGCCCTGGCAGGCGTACAATTTGATTTTCGCGATCCTCGTTTGGGTGAAATGCTATTTCGCTATCGCGCGCGTAATTTTCCATCCAGTCTTAATCCCGAAGAGCGACTGCGCTGGAAAGCCTTTTGCCGATGGAGACTCACCAATCAAGATTCCCAATCCAGCCTGACCTTGCCAGAGTTTTATGTGCGACTGGCACAGCTAGTGGCCGATGCTAGTCTTAGTGAACAACAGCAAAATTTACTCAAGCAATTGCGGGCTTATGCCGATAAGTTGCAAGAGCAAGTAGTTGCAATCGAATAA
- a CDS encoding methyl-accepting chemotaxis protein, whose translation MATRWSLRKKISASVAVSLLLVGCAVSYLSYSSAMTAMEVNINRQIAGISATFSKYVSDWFALKGKALEGFPAAATEEAYNAHLTQVKVSADVDNSFLAFADGKLYNANNLVMAPGNDDPRVWGWYIAATKNPGATYIDNPSVASATGKNVVSLGRAVLNGDGTIKAILGVDVVIDDIVQQLRDIDLPGNGYMFIARNGKVFAHADKNLLSKSLSDISVDLTSATLEQILRDKDALHLVTIDDKAFQVFASAIPKTDLTLVMVSERDLLVGPVQSTLLGQLVAILVLLVVTILALNWLNGVLLQPLHNVSESLSQIASGGGDLSRRLSVTSNDEVGRLAENFNSFVEHMNDLVRHIRAQATDLQENARAMADSAMTSVRELNGQQQQIGMVALAMNEMTNATQEIAHHAEHTADSVRESVNSAEAGKQQVDKTRDSIVVLAKKVDQAGTVISTLNANAQNISGILATIKGIAEQTNLLALNAAIEAARAGEQGRGFAVVADEVRVLSQRTHASTEEIQAMIASLQSTAQNAVSIMEEGSHLASGSVQNADNASESLNRINTAVGAISGMAVQIATAAEEQSHVVKEVLGNITSIQRVADEAAADANQGEARAKSLQDLALGLNDKVSSFRL comes from the coding sequence ATGGCTACTCGTTGGTCACTACGCAAAAAAATCAGCGCGTCGGTTGCAGTTTCCCTTTTATTGGTGGGCTGCGCTGTTTCTTACCTTTCCTATTCTTCGGCTATGACGGCGATGGAAGTGAACATCAATCGCCAAATAGCGGGTATATCCGCTACTTTCAGCAAATATGTGAGCGATTGGTTTGCATTGAAAGGCAAGGCACTGGAAGGTTTTCCAGCGGCTGCCACCGAGGAGGCCTACAACGCGCACCTCACCCAGGTAAAAGTGTCGGCCGATGTGGATAACAGTTTTCTCGCTTTTGCAGATGGCAAGCTCTACAACGCCAACAATCTGGTGATGGCGCCCGGTAATGACGACCCGCGCGTGTGGGGTTGGTATATCGCCGCCACCAAAAATCCGGGCGCTACCTATATTGATAACCCCTCGGTCGCTTCAGCTACCGGTAAAAATGTGGTGTCACTCGGTCGTGCAGTACTTAACGGTGATGGCACCATCAAAGCCATCTTGGGTGTGGATGTGGTGATTGACGATATTGTCCAGCAGCTGCGCGATATCGATTTGCCTGGCAATGGGTATATGTTTATCGCGCGCAACGGCAAGGTGTTTGCGCATGCGGATAAAAATTTGCTGAGTAAATCGTTGTCGGACATTTCTGTCGATCTTACATCGGCGACGCTTGAACAGATTCTGCGAGATAAAGACGCGTTGCATCTGGTGACTATCGACGATAAAGCATTTCAGGTGTTTGCCAGCGCTATTCCCAAAACGGATTTAACGCTGGTGATGGTGTCTGAACGGGATTTGTTGGTGGGGCCAGTGCAATCTACTTTGCTCGGGCAGTTGGTGGCGATTCTGGTGTTGCTGGTGGTGACTATCCTCGCGCTTAACTGGCTAAATGGGGTGCTGTTGCAGCCGTTGCATAATGTATCGGAGTCCCTGTCGCAAATCGCATCTGGTGGTGGCGATCTTTCTCGTCGGTTGTCGGTTACGTCCAATGATGAGGTAGGGCGACTGGCAGAGAATTTTAATTCGTTTGTGGAGCATATGAATGATCTGGTGCGGCACATTCGCGCGCAGGCGACTGATCTGCAAGAGAATGCGCGCGCGATGGCGGATTCAGCGATGACCTCGGTGCGCGAGTTAAATGGGCAGCAACAGCAAATTGGTATGGTTGCCCTGGCCATGAATGAAATGACCAATGCTACCCAGGAAATTGCCCATCACGCCGAACACACCGCTGATTCGGTACGTGAATCGGTAAATAGTGCGGAGGCGGGAAAGCAACAGGTTGATAAAACCCGCGATTCCATTGTGGTGTTGGCAAAAAAAGTAGATCAGGCGGGAACAGTTATTTCCACGCTGAACGCCAATGCGCAAAACATTAGCGGGATTCTCGCTACTATTAAAGGTATCGCAGAGCAGACCAACTTGCTCGCGCTCAATGCGGCCATTGAGGCAGCACGTGCCGGTGAGCAGGGACGGGGGTTTGCGGTGGTTGCCGATGAAGTACGGGTATTATCCCAGCGCACCCATGCCAGCACCGAGGAGATTCAGGCGATGATTGCCAGCTTGCAATCCACGGCGCAAAACGCGGTGTCAATTATGGAAGAGGGTAGTCACTTGGCGAGTGGGAGTGTGCAGAATGCAGATAACGCATCTGAGTCTTTGAACCGTATCAACACCGCAGTCGGTGCAATTAGCGGTATGGCGGTGCAGATTGCGACCGCCGCGGAAGAGCAAAGTCACGTCGTGAAAGAGGTGTTGGGCAATATCACAAGCATTCAGCGCGTTGCCGACGAAGCTGCGGCCGATGCCAATCAGGGTGAGGCGCGCGCAAAAAGTTTGCAGGATCTTGCCTTGGGGCTTAATGACAAGGTATCCAGCTTTCGGCTGTAA
- a CDS encoding argininosuccinate synthase — protein MSSIKKVVLAYSGGLDTSVIVKWLQENYNCEVITFTADIGQGEEVEPARAKAQALGVKQIYIDDLREEFVRDFVFPMFRANTIYEGEYLLGTSIARPLIAKRLIEIANEVGADAISHGATGKGNDQVRFELGAYALKPGIKVIAPWREWDLTSRETLMNYCEKNNIPVDFTKKKASPYSMDANLLHISYEGKVLENPWTEAEDDMWRWTVAPEAAPDKATYLELTYEKGDVVAIDGKRMSPATILAYLNKVGGENGVGRLDIVENRYVGMKSRGCYETPGGTIMLRAHRAIESITLDREVAHLKDSIMPKYAEMIYNGYWWSPERKMLQAMIDESQQFVNGDVRVKLYKGSVHVVGRRSADSLFDEKVATFEDDAGAYNQKDAEGFIKLNALRMRIAANKGRVLK, from the coding sequence ATGTCTTCTATCAAGAAAGTGGTTCTGGCCTATTCAGGCGGCCTGGATACCTCAGTGATCGTCAAATGGCTGCAAGAAAACTATAACTGCGAAGTGATCACCTTTACCGCTGACATAGGTCAGGGCGAAGAAGTTGAACCGGCGCGTGCCAAAGCCCAGGCGTTGGGTGTAAAACAAATCTACATTGATGACTTGCGTGAAGAGTTTGTGCGTGACTTTGTATTCCCGATGTTCCGTGCTAACACCATTTATGAAGGTGAATACCTGCTGGGTACTTCGATTGCGCGCCCATTAATCGCCAAACGTCTGATTGAAATCGCAAATGAAGTTGGTGCCGATGCAATCTCCCACGGTGCGACTGGTAAAGGTAACGACCAGGTACGTTTCGAATTGGGTGCTTATGCACTGAAACCAGGTATTAAGGTAATTGCTCCATGGCGCGAGTGGGATCTTACTTCCCGCGAAACCCTGATGAATTACTGTGAAAAGAACAATATTCCGGTGGATTTCACCAAGAAAAAGGCATCCCCTTATTCTATGGATGCCAACCTGTTGCACATTTCCTATGAAGGTAAAGTCCTGGAAAACCCATGGACCGAAGCGGAAGACGATATGTGGCGTTGGACTGTTGCCCCGGAAGCCGCTCCAGACAAAGCTACCTACCTTGAACTAACTTATGAAAAAGGCGATGTGGTTGCTATCGATGGCAAGCGCATGTCTCCGGCAACTATCCTGGCTTATCTAAACAAAGTGGGTGGCGAGAATGGCGTGGGTCGTCTGGATATCGTTGAAAACCGCTACGTAGGTATGAAGTCGCGCGGCTGCTATGAAACTCCCGGCGGCACCATCATGCTGCGCGCTCATCGCGCGATCGAGTCCATCACTCTGGACCGTGAAGTTGCCCATCTGAAAGACAGCATAATGCCTAAATACGCCGAGATGATCTATAACGGTTATTGGTGGAGTCCAGAGCGTAAAATGTTGCAGGCGATGATCGATGAGTCGCAACAATTCGTGAATGGTGATGTGCGCGTCAAACTCTACAAAGGCTCGGTCCATGTTGTAGGTCGTCGCTCAGCAGACAGTCTCTTCGATGAAAAAGTAGCTACATTTGAAGATGATGCGGGCGCGTACAACCAGAAAGATGCAGAAGGCTTCATCAAGCTCAATGCCCTGCGTATGCGTATAGCCGCCAACAAAGGCCGTGTCCTCAAGTAA
- the ccoN gene encoding cytochrome-c oxidase, cbb3-type subunit I yields MGSHATVAGDPPVYDLDIVRKFSIMTIVWGIVGMGVGVFIAAELVWPGLNDLLQPYTAFGRLRPLHTNAVIFAFGGCALFATSYYVVQRTCQTTLFGGWLVPFTFWGWQTVIVLAAITLPQGITSAKEYAELEWPIDILLALVWIAYAVVFFGTIVKRKTSHIYVANWFYGGFIVTVAALHIVNSAAIPVTLTKSYSAYAGAADAMVQWWYGHNAVGFFLTAGFLGMMYYFVPKQAGRPVYSYQLSIVHFWALISLYIWAGSHHLHYSALPDWTQSLGMVMSLILLAPSWGGMINGIMTLSGAWHKLRTDPTLRFLVVALSFYGMSTFEGPMMAIKNVNALSHNTDWTVGHVHSGALGWVAMISIGAVYHMLPKLFNREEMFSVKLINLHFWLATVGTVLYVVAMWINGIGQGLMWRAFNPDGSLTYSFIEVVVFSKGGYIMRFIGGAFFLTGMLVMAYNTYRTVRAANQQAATETQPVQAPAV; encoded by the coding sequence ATGGGTAGTCACGCGACTGTAGCTGGGGATCCTCCAGTATACGACTTAGACATAGTACGCAAATTCTCCATTATGACCATTGTATGGGGCATAGTTGGTATGGGAGTGGGCGTATTCATTGCGGCGGAATTGGTGTGGCCAGGTCTGAACGACTTGCTGCAACCCTATACCGCGTTTGGCCGTTTGCGCCCTTTGCACACCAACGCGGTAATTTTTGCGTTTGGTGGTTGTGCGCTCTTTGCTACCTCTTATTACGTCGTGCAACGCACCTGTCAGACGACCCTGTTCGGTGGTTGGTTAGTGCCTTTCACCTTTTGGGGCTGGCAAACTGTTATCGTGCTCGCGGCAATTACCCTGCCACAGGGTATTACCTCCGCTAAAGAATATGCCGAATTGGAATGGCCAATCGACATATTGTTGGCATTAGTATGGATCGCTTATGCGGTAGTGTTCTTCGGTACTATCGTTAAGCGCAAAACCTCGCACATTTATGTTGCAAACTGGTTCTACGGCGGTTTTATCGTTACCGTTGCTGCACTTCATATTGTTAATAGCGCAGCTATCCCGGTTACCTTGACCAAGTCTTACTCTGCTTATGCCGGTGCTGCTGATGCTATGGTGCAGTGGTGGTATGGCCACAACGCGGTAGGTTTCTTCCTGACTGCAGGCTTCCTGGGCATGATGTATTACTTCGTACCCAAGCAAGCGGGTCGTCCTGTTTACTCTTATCAACTGTCCATCGTTCACTTCTGGGCGCTGATCTCTCTGTACATTTGGGCAGGTTCACACCACTTGCATTACTCCGCGTTGCCGGATTGGACCCAATCTTTGGGTATGGTGATGTCGCTGATTCTGTTGGCGCCAAGCTGGGGCGGCATGATCAATGGGATCATGACTTTGTCGGGCGCATGGCACAAATTGCGTACTGACCCCACCTTGCGCTTCCTGGTCGTGGCTTTGTCCTTCTACGGCATGTCTACCTTCGAAGGCCCGATGATGGCAATCAAAAATGTAAACGCCTTATCACACAACACCGACTGGACTGTAGGTCACGTACACTCAGGTGCGTTGGGTTGGGTAGCGATGATTTCTATCGGTGCTGTATATCACATGTTGCCAAAGCTGTTTAACCGCGAAGAAATGTTCAGTGTGAAGTTGATCAACCTGCACTTCTGGCTGGCTACTGTAGGTACTGTTCTCTATGTAGTAGCTATGTGGATCAATGGTATTGGCCAAGGTTTGATGTGGCGTGCGTTCAACCCTGATGGTTCTTTGACCTACAGCTTTATTGAAGTTGTAGTGTTCAGCAAAGGCGGTTACATCATGCGCTTTATCGGCGGTGCTTTCTTCCTGACCGGTATGCTTGTAATGGCTTACAACACCTATCGTACAGTGCGTGCTGCCAACCAACAGGCAGCCACTGAAACCCAGCCTGTCCAGGCACCAGCTGTGTAA
- the ccoO gene encoding cytochrome-c oxidase, cbb3-type subunit II, protein MTIFMVVAISFGGLVEIVPQFFLKQTTTPVEGLKPLNAVQLEGRDIYIREGCHVCHTQMVRPLRAEVERYGHYSVAGESVYEHPFLWGSKRTGPDLARVGGRYSDDWHKVHLFNPRIVVPESIMPAYPWLYDNKLDGKHTADKMRALAKVGVPYTEEDFAGAKRAVHGVTEMDALVAYLQNLGVLLKEKR, encoded by the coding sequence ATGACTATTTTTATGGTTGTCGCCATTAGCTTCGGTGGTTTGGTAGAGATAGTTCCACAATTCTTTCTCAAGCAAACCACTACCCCTGTAGAAGGTTTGAAACCTCTAAACGCTGTGCAACTGGAAGGTCGCGATATTTATATCCGCGAAGGTTGCCATGTGTGTCATACCCAGATGGTACGTCCACTGCGTGCTGAAGTAGAACGTTATGGTCACTACTCAGTAGCCGGTGAATCTGTATACGAGCATCCGTTCTTATGGGGCTCCAAGCGTACTGGTCCGGATCTCGCTCGCGTAGGCGGTCGTTATTCTGATGATTGGCATAAAGTGCATCTGTTCAATCCGCGCATTGTGGTACCAGAGTCCATCATGCCTGCTTACCCCTGGTTGTATGACAACAAGCTGGACGGCAAGCACACAGCAGACAAGATGCGTGCCTTGGCTAAAGTGGGTGTTCCCTATACTGAAGAAGACTTTGCTGGCGCCAAAAGAGCTGTGCATGGTGTAACTGAAATGGATGCGTTAGTTGCTTACCTGCAAAACCTCGGCGTGTTGTTAAAAGAGAAACGCTAA
- a CDS encoding cbb3-type cytochrome c oxidase subunit 3: MDAGTVGAISTVLVTIAFFGVCFWAFSPGLKKRFEEDAKLPFADDEIEAKQTAKQPENNQTDDRK, translated from the coding sequence ATGGACGCAGGTACAGTTGGTGCCATCTCGACCGTGTTGGTAACTATTGCTTTCTTCGGCGTTTGTTTCTGGGCGTTTTCGCCCGGCTTAAAAAAACGTTTCGAGGAAGATGCGAAATTACCCTTTGCGGACGATGAAATTGAAGCCAAACAAACCGCAAAGCAGCCAGAAAACAACCAGACAGATGATCGCAAGTAA
- the ccoP gene encoding cytochrome-c oxidase, cbb3-type subunit III translates to MSTFWSLWIIILTSTNLVLLFWILMANRKRAVKGEETKEAQTTGHEYDGIEEYDNPLPRWWFWMFILTFVFSIGYLIIFPGMGVWKGVGGWTSVGELRGHQQEAEAVYAETYGVYSKMPIDEVAKNPDALKMGFRLFANNCAICHGADGGGNPGFPNLTDKDWLYGGTTEKILETITHGRKAAMPAWVGVIGEESVVDVAEYVLQISGGEHDAAKAEKGAKVFAANCVACHGADGKGNQAVGAPNLTDKTWLYGGKPATIRQTIRDGRNGVMPAQQELLKEDRIHLLAAYVYSLSLEGSN, encoded by the coding sequence ATGAGTACTTTTTGGAGTTTATGGATCATTATCCTGACCAGCACCAACCTGGTGTTGTTGTTCTGGATTCTTATGGCCAACCGCAAGCGTGCGGTAAAAGGCGAAGAGACCAAGGAAGCACAAACTACCGGTCATGAATACGATGGAATTGAGGAATACGATAACCCCTTGCCCCGTTGGTGGTTCTGGATGTTTATCCTGACGTTCGTATTCTCCATCGGCTATCTGATTATTTTCCCGGGTATGGGGGTGTGGAAAGGCGTCGGTGGTTGGACGTCTGTAGGCGAGCTGCGCGGCCATCAGCAAGAAGCTGAAGCGGTGTATGCAGAGACCTATGGTGTTTATTCAAAAATGCCAATCGATGAAGTTGCCAAAAACCCGGATGCCTTGAAAATGGGTTTTCGTTTGTTTGCTAACAACTGTGCAATTTGCCACGGTGCAGACGGCGGCGGTAACCCTGGATTCCCTAACCTGACTGACAAAGACTGGCTCTATGGTGGAACTACGGAAAAAATTCTGGAAACTATTACCCATGGCCGTAAAGCCGCCATGCCAGCGTGGGTTGGTGTAATTGGCGAAGAAAGCGTGGTAGATGTTGCCGAATATGTATTACAGATTTCCGGTGGTGAGCATGATGCAGCCAAAGCAGAAAAAGGTGCGAAAGTTTTCGCTGCCAACTGTGTAGCCTGTCATGGTGCAGATGGAAAGGGTAATCAGGCAGTAGGTGCACCTAACCTGACTGACAAAACCTGGCTTTATGGTGGCAAGCCAGCCACTATTCGCCAAACCATTCGCGATGGTCGAAATGGAGTGATGCCCGCTCAGCAGGAGCTGCTGAAAGAGGACCGCATTCACTTACTGGCGGCTTACGTTTACAGCCTGTCGCTGGAAGGATCTAACTAA
- the ccoG gene encoding cytochrome c oxidase accessory protein CcoG translates to MSEKPASEQKSEDVIRYVSLYEADDKIYTRRITGFYQRLRRYTGIPLMAGFLLMPWLVIDGRPAMLFDLPARKFHILWLTFWPQDAMYLAWLLVISAFLLFTVTVLVGRVWCGFTCPQTVWTQMFIWAEHVCEGDRNKRIKLDAQPWNFEKIWRKSAKQSIWIAISLVTSLTFVGYFMPIRDLVGGFFTVDLDLVPLFWVLLFLGATYMNAGFMREQFCKYICPYARFQAVMYDKDTLTVSYNNIRGENRGPRKAGEDYKAQGVGDCIDCSWCVQVCPVDIDIRDGLQAECIDCGLCVDACNSVMDKMGYPRGLISFTTEDAIQNGKTKVFRPRLIGYALMLGIMISLFVYSIAIRVPVGLEAQRDRGVRMYREVEDTIQNVYTLKISNMDRATHIYDLEVDGDFPFVIQGYKAVPAVEGEVLTIPVRIAVKTSELTSTKSEIHFRVRARENPEITATNTTTFIGP, encoded by the coding sequence GTGAGTGAAAAACCCGCATCAGAACAAAAATCGGAAGACGTCATCCGCTATGTAAGCTTATACGAAGCGGATGACAAGATTTACACCCGCCGCATTACCGGTTTTTACCAACGGTTGCGCCGTTACACAGGCATTCCGTTGATGGCAGGTTTCCTGTTAATGCCCTGGCTGGTAATTGATGGCCGCCCGGCCATGCTGTTTGATTTACCCGCGCGTAAATTTCACATTCTGTGGCTAACGTTCTGGCCGCAAGATGCCATGTATCTCGCTTGGTTACTGGTGATCTCCGCCTTCCTGTTATTTACGGTTACCGTGCTGGTTGGGCGGGTTTGGTGTGGCTTTACCTGCCCGCAGACTGTGTGGACCCAAATGTTTATCTGGGCCGAACATGTCTGCGAAGGTGATCGCAACAAGCGTATCAAACTTGACGCACAGCCCTGGAATTTTGAAAAAATCTGGCGCAAATCGGCGAAACAATCGATCTGGATTGCGATCAGTCTTGTGACCTCGCTCACCTTTGTTGGCTATTTCATGCCGATCCGCGATTTGGTCGGTGGTTTCTTTACAGTTGATCTGGATCTGGTTCCGCTGTTCTGGGTATTGTTATTCCTCGGCGCTACCTACATGAATGCCGGGTTTATGCGCGAGCAATTTTGTAAATACATCTGCCCGTATGCGCGTTTCCAAGCGGTGATGTATGACAAAGATACGTTAACCGTGTCCTACAACAATATCCGTGGAGAGAACCGTGGCCCGCGCAAAGCTGGTGAAGATTACAAAGCTCAGGGTGTGGGCGATTGCATCGATTGCTCCTGGTGTGTTCAGGTTTGCCCGGTAGACATCGATATTCGCGATGGCTTGCAGGCGGAATGTATCGACTGCGGCCTGTGCGTTGATGCTTGCAACAGTGTAATGGACAAGATGGGCTATCCTCGTGGCCTAATCAGCTTTACTACTGAGGATGCAATCCAGAATGGCAAAACCAAAGTCTTTCGCCCGCGGTTAATTGGCTATGCCTTGATGCTGGGAATCATGATTTCACTGTTTGTATATTCCATCGCGATCCGCGTTCCTGTCGGCCTGGAAGCGCAGCGCGATCGGGGAGTGCGAATGTACCGTGAAGTAGAAGATACGATTCAAAACGTTTATACCCTGAAAATTAGCAATATGGACCGCGCTACTCATATCTACGATCTGGAAGTAGACGGTGATTTCCCGTTTGTTATTCAGGGGTACAAAGCAGTGCCTGCGGTTGAAGGCGAAGTGTTAACCATACCGGTGCGTATTGCGGTGAAAACCTCCGAGTTAACCTCGACCAAATCGGAAATTCACTTTCGGGTGCGTGCGCGCGAAAACCCGGAAATTACTGCAACAAACACCACAACATTTATTGGGCCTTAA
- a CDS encoding FixH family protein: MTDQNDESTKPWYRQFWFWFVFGPLIFIIIMCGFTVSIALKGADDVIIDNYYKEGRMINQALEQDKHASELGLRGDLRFDLTTGDVILNITNAPDDETLMPQQLLLMMGHPVKAAKDQLISLNAISPGYYRGELLEKPEYSWYLTLYPISDIANRNQAPWTLSGDINFQSGDTTQLAPRVKN; this comes from the coding sequence ATGACTGATCAGAATGATGAAAGTACAAAACCCTGGTACCGCCAGTTCTGGTTCTGGTTTGTATTTGGCCCGCTTATTTTTATCATCATTATGTGCGGTTTTACCGTGTCCATTGCCTTGAAAGGTGCTGATGATGTCATCATCGATAATTACTACAAAGAAGGGCGCATGATTAATCAGGCGTTAGAGCAGGATAAACATGCGAGTGAGTTGGGCTTGCGCGGCGATTTGCGTTTTGATCTCACCACTGGCGATGTTATTTTGAATATCACCAATGCACCTGACGATGAAACCTTAATGCCGCAACAGTTGTTGCTCATGATGGGCCACCCGGTAAAGGCGGCAAAGGATCAACTGATTAGCCTTAACGCTATTTCGCCGGGATACTACCGGGGAGAATTGTTGGAAAAGCCGGAATACTCCTGGTATTTAACACTGTATCCCATTAGTGATATCGCCAACCGCAACCAGGCGCCCTGGACCCTGAGTGGCGACATTAATTTTCAATCTGGCGACACCACTCAATTGGCGCCGCGCGTAAAAAATTAA